A portion of the Anabas testudineus chromosome 22, fAnaTes1.2, whole genome shotgun sequence genome contains these proteins:
- the ganc gene encoding neutral alpha-glucosidase C isoform X1: MAEVKLPCETTRVVSMDCFHSIPDAPDVPDEADVADDPEKGKKGKKEKIFKTSDDVAFYRRQMQGPNLQHRALLDTMEVTEKGACVQLLESDSQTRLLLSLSPCKNDTVRILIDELQPIKARYRVPDVLTGEPQCEQLRVERRTEDSVTLSWSSGRHQVRVWHFPFRLELLCDDEVMVTFNSKSKLWFEKLRDPPSELQEDETSSLWKETFQQFVDVKANGPSSIGADLCLHGFNHVYGLPEHADSLQLRDTRDGEPYRLYNLDVFAYGVYSRFGLYGSVPLLLAHKPDRTLGVFWLNASETFVNLRYSPADGQDDQTPSVEKRCLQPETDVHWLSESGVIDCMVLLGPSPQQLFSQYAQLTGYQAMPPLFALGYHQCRWNYNDEADVKAVDAGFDDHNIPYDVIWLDIEHTHEKRYFTWDPVCFPEPARLQQYLGYKKRKLVVISDPHFKTDPDWSLYREARDGGHFVKNREGDLFKGLCWPGESCYLDFSSPATREWYSRCFGLDKYKGSTPLLFVWNDMNEPSVFHGPEKTMPKDAVHYGGWEHRELHNLYGFYQHMATAEGLIMRSGGKERPFVLARSFFAGSQRFGAVWTGDNVATWEYLKISIPMLLSLNVTGIMFCGADVGGFFWDPDPELLVRWYQAGALQPFFRGHCAKLSKRREPWLFGEEVTAAIRSVIQERYCLLPFWYTLFYQAHTSGVPPLRPLWVEFPREESTFAIDNQYMIGGALLACPVVERSVQEVKVLLPGDDEIWYDIDSKEAHEGGKTVTLPVTLDTVPVFQRGGSVVCRAAASGSCTAQLQSFPLSITVALNSQGAADGELYLDDGHSFNYRDKKAFCLRRFSMHSGRLRCRPASEDGTFDCDTVVQSVTILGVKSKASTATVHLSGTKDTAAVFQYTDTCNMLTVSELNLRASQDWDIQIG, from the exons ATGGCGGAAGTGAAACTACCCTGTGAAACAACCAG AGTCGTGAGTATGGATTGTTTTCACTCTATCCCTGACGCCCCTGATGTCCCCGATGAAGCTGACGTTGCCGATGACCctgaaaaaggcaaaaaggggaaaaaggaaaagatttTCAAGACAAGTGATGATGTTGCTTTTTACAG GCGACAGATGCAGGGTCCAAACTTGCAGCACCGGGCCCTGCTGGACACCATGGAGGTCACAGAGAAAGGGGCATGTGTTCAGCTGTTGGAGTCTGACAGTCAG ACCAgacttcttctttctttgtcacCTTGCAAAAATGACACTGTAAGGATATTAATAGATGAACTCCAGCCCATTAAGGCACGCTACCGAGTTCCAGATGTTTTAACGGGGGAACCACAGTGTGAACA GTTGAGAGTGGAGAGACGGACTGAGGACTCTGTCACCCTTTCTTGGTCTTCAGGACGTCACCAGGTCCGTGTGTGGCATTTCCCTTTCCGGTTGGAGCTCTTGTGTGACGACGAAGTGATGGTTACATTCAACTCTAAAAGCAAACTGTGGTTTGAGAAACTACGTGATCCACCAAG CGAG CTTCAAGAGGATGAGACAAGTTCATTGTGGAAAGAGACGTTTCAACAATTTGTTGATGTCAAAGCAAATG GTCCCAGTAGCATAGGGGCAGACCTCTGTCTTCATGGATTTAATCATGTGTACGGTTTACCAGAACATGCCGACAGtctgcagctcagagacacCAG AGATGGTGAACCTTATCGGCTGTATAACTTGGATGTGTTTGCTTATGGCGTGTACAGTCGATTTGGCCTGTACGGGTCTGTGCCGCTGTTGCTGGCTCACAAACCCGACAGGACTCTGGGTGTATTTTGGCTGAATGCTTCGGAAACCTTTGTGAACCTACGTTACAGTCCTGCTGACGGTCAG GATGACCAGACACCCTCAGTGGAGAAGAGGTGCTTGCAGCCTGAGACTGATGTCCACTGGCTGTCGGAGAGCGGCGTGATCGACTGCATGGTTTTGCTTGGGCCCAGTCCACAGCAGCTTTTCAGCCAGTATGCTCAGCTGACAG GATATCAAGCTATGCCCCCTCTGTTTGCACTCGGATACCACCAGTGCCGCTGGAACTACAACGACGAAGCTGATGTGAAAGCCGTAGATGCTGGATTTGATGATCACAACATCCCCTACGACGTTATCTGGCTGGACATAGAGCACACACACGAGAAGCGTTATTTCACCTGGgaccctgtttgttttcctgaaCCAGCTCGCTTGCAGCAGTACCTGGGTTACAAGAAAAGGAAG TTGGTTGTTATAAGTGATCCCCACTTCAAAACTGATCCAGACTGGTCCCTGTACCGTGAGGCTAGAGATGGTGGACACTTTGTCaagaacagagagggagatCTGTTTAAGGGCTTATGCTGGCCTG GTGAGTCCTGTTATCTTGATTTCAGCAGTCCAGCCACTCGTGAGTGGTACTCCAGATGCTTTGGCCTGGATAAGTACAAA GGGTCGACACCGCTGTTATTTGTGTGGAACGATATGAACGAGCCGTCCGTGTTCCACGGACCAGAGAAGACGATGCCAAAGGATGCGGTGCATTATGGGGGCTGGGAACACCGGGAATTACACAACTTATACGGTTTCTACCAG CACATGGCCACAGCAGAGGGTCTGATAATGCGCTCAGGTGGCAAAGAGAGACCTTTTGTCCTGGCACGTTCCTTCTTTGCTGGATCACAGAGATTTG GGGCGGTGTGGACGGGTGACAACGTTGCCACTTGGGAATACCTGAAGATCTCGATCCCAATGCTTTTGTCTCTAAATGTGACGGGCATAATGTTCTGTGGAG CGGATGTTGGTGGGTTTTTTTGGGATCCTGACCCGGAGTTGCTGGTGCGCTGGTACCAGGCGGGAGCCCTGCAGCCATTTTTCCGCGGTCACTGTGCGAAATTGTCAAAGCGTCGAGAACCCTGGCTGTTTGGTGAAGAAGTCACCGCTGCAATACGGAGTGTGATCCAAGAGAGGTACTGCTTGCTGCCCTTTTGGTACACCCTGTTCTACCAGGCTCACACCTCTGGAGTTCCTCCACTCAG aCCTCTGTGGGTGGAGTTCCCTAGAGAAGAGAGCACCTTCGCCATAGACAACCAGTATATGATTG GTGGAGCACTCCTAGCCTGTCCTGTAGTGGAGCGATCTGTTCAGGAAGTTAAAGTTCTACTGCCTGGAGATGATgag ATTTGGTATGACATTGACTCTAAAGAGGCACACGAAGGAGGCAAGACAGTGACTCTTCCAGTTACTCTGGACACA gtTCCAGTGTTTCAGCGTGGAGGTTCAGTGGTCTGCAGGGCAGCAGCAAGTGGCTCCTGTACAGCTCAGCTCCAGAGCTTCCCCCTCTCCATCACTGTGGCTCTAAACTCTCAG GGTGCAGCTGACGGGGAGTTGTACCTGGACGACGGCCACTCCTTCAACTACCGGGACAAAAAGGCCTTTTGTCTGCGCAGGTTCAGCATGCACTCAGGTCGTCTGCGCTGCCG TCCTGCCAGTGAAGATGGAACATTTGACTGTGATACCGTTGTACAGTCGGTCACCATCCTGGGGGTGAAGAGCAAAGCGTCCACTGCGACTGTGCATTTGTCAG GTACCAAAGACACTGCTGCTGTATTTCAATACACAGACACCTGCAACATGCTGACAGTGAGCGAGCTGAACCTCCGAGCGTCACAGGACTGGGACATACAGATAGGTTAA
- the LOC113148166 gene encoding transmembrane protein 87A, with amino-acid sequence MEMTGAPRSCLLLFVLLFRPGTAAEVSVWSVDINSTQDAVFRKTLYANTTIFMKFQGDPGSCNRNLAFNISWYLRSSVCYNEVFNTPDNKAMNMFGMDHMLKDDWCGFYSQGYMYFDNCSSLFLPKVYYNDFNPYQPLTSPKSDPSNQSFIWPDKPDFGAVAKAWEDSPYLFIVNVHPLSRGVEDEEMGAEQFSFSFTMKVEMKGPHDYSSPADWPLMMFFMVMCIVYVLFGALWLFWCACYWRDLLRIQFWIGAVIILGMLEKAVFYSEYQSIRYKGDYVQGAVIFAELLSALKRSLARILVIIVSLGYGIVKPRLGTTVHRLVAVGLLYLLFSSVEGVLRVTGGFYGTVALVANLSLSLIDSCVMWWIFISLSQTTRLLKLRRNVVKLSLYQHFTNTLIFSVVASIIFIIWTTKVFKLVDCQTGWRDLWVDDAFWRLLFSTILLVIMVLLRPSANSQRFSHSPLIDEDDEEDEAKEPMLNEAFEGMKMRGSKPDANGSQKLLSKEDEDLKWVEENIPTTVADVALPVMLDEEEEILKTKLERSKME; translated from the exons ATGGAGATGACAGGTGCTCCTCGGTCGTGtttgctgctctttgttttacttttccgTCCCGGGACAGCGGCAGAGGTCTCCGTATGGAGCGTGGATATCAACTCG aCACAAGATGCTGTGTTTCGGAAGACATTGTACGCCAACACCACTATCTTCATGAAGT tccAGGGTGACCCCGGATCATGTAATAGAAACCTTGCCTTCAACATCAGCTGGTATCTGCGCTCATCTGTTTGCTACAATGAAGTCTTTAACACACCA GACAACAAAGCAATGAACATGTTTGGTATGGACCACATGCTGAAAGACGACTGGTGTGGCTTCTACAGTCAGGGCTACATGTACTTCGACAActgctcctctctcttcttGCCAAAG GTGTATTATAATGACTTCAACCCATATCAGCCCCTCACAAGTCCCAAG AGTGACCCATCAAATCAGAGCTTCATTTGGCCCGACAAGCCG GACTTCGGTGCAGTGGCCAAAGCTTGGGAGGACAGTCCCTACCTGTTCATAGTGAACGTGCACCCGTTGTCCCGAGGAGTTGAGGATGAAGAAATGGGAGCAGAGCAGTTTAGCTTTTCTTTTACaa TGAAAGTGGAAATGAAGGGACCACATGACTACTCCTCCCCAGCAGACTGGCCCCTAATGATG TTCTTCATGGTCATGTGTATTGTCTACGTGCTGTTCGGGGCTCTTTGGCTCTTTTGGTGCGCCTGCTATTGGAGGGATCTGCTGCGAATCCAGTTCTGGATCGGTGCTGTCATCATCCTTGGCATGCTCGAGAAAGCTGTGTTCTACTCCGAATACCAGAGCATCCGCTACAAAGGGGATTACG TTCAAGGTGCTGTTATTTTTGCTGAGCTGCTCTCTGCACTGAAAAGATCTTTGGCTCGAATCCTGGTCATCATTGTCAGTCTTGGTTATGGTATAGTCAA GCCCAGGTTGGGTACCACTGTGCACCGACTGGTAGCTGTTGGGCTTCTCTATCTGctcttttcctctgtggagGGCGTGCTGAGAGTGACAGGT GGTTTCTATGGGACAGTTGCTCTGGTGGCTAATCTCAGCCTCTCCCTCATCGACTCCTGTGTCATGTGGTGG ATTTTCATCAGCTTGTCTCAAACCACTCGTCTGCTAAAGCTTCGCAGAAATGTAGTGAAGCTCTCTTTGTATCAGCACTTCACCAACACTCTCATCTTTTCTGTTGTCG CTTCCATTATATTCATCATCTGGACCACCAAAGTCTTCAAGCTGGTCGATTGCCAGACG GGTTGGAGGGACTTGTGGGTAGATGATGCCTTCTGGCGGCTCCTGTTCTCCACCATTCTACTGGTCATCATGGTGTTGCTGCGGCCCTCCGCTAACAGCCAGAG GTTCTCGCATTCTCCTTTGAttgatgaggatgatgaagaggatgaggCCAAGGAGCCCATGCTCAATGAAGCGTTTG aggGGATGAAGATGAGAGGTTCAAAGCCTGATGCTAATGGTTCCCAGAAACTGTTGAGTAAAGAG GATGAAGATCTTAAATGGGTTGAAGAGAACATTCCTACAACTGTTGCTGAtgt AGCTTTGCCTGTGATGCTTGACGAAGAAGAG GAAATCCTGAAAACAAAGCTGGAGCGATCCAAAATGGAGTAG
- the ganc gene encoding neutral alpha-glucosidase C isoform X2, whose protein sequence is MDCFHSIPDAPDVPDEADVADDPEKGKKGKKEKIFKTSDDVAFYRRQMQGPNLQHRALLDTMEVTEKGACVQLLESDSQTRLLLSLSPCKNDTVRILIDELQPIKARYRVPDVLTGEPQCEQLRVERRTEDSVTLSWSSGRHQVRVWHFPFRLELLCDDEVMVTFNSKSKLWFEKLRDPPSELQEDETSSLWKETFQQFVDVKANGPSSIGADLCLHGFNHVYGLPEHADSLQLRDTRDGEPYRLYNLDVFAYGVYSRFGLYGSVPLLLAHKPDRTLGVFWLNASETFVNLRYSPADGQDDQTPSVEKRCLQPETDVHWLSESGVIDCMVLLGPSPQQLFSQYAQLTGYQAMPPLFALGYHQCRWNYNDEADVKAVDAGFDDHNIPYDVIWLDIEHTHEKRYFTWDPVCFPEPARLQQYLGYKKRKLVVISDPHFKTDPDWSLYREARDGGHFVKNREGDLFKGLCWPGESCYLDFSSPATREWYSRCFGLDKYKGSTPLLFVWNDMNEPSVFHGPEKTMPKDAVHYGGWEHRELHNLYGFYQHMATAEGLIMRSGGKERPFVLARSFFAGSQRFGAVWTGDNVATWEYLKISIPMLLSLNVTGIMFCGADVGGFFWDPDPELLVRWYQAGALQPFFRGHCAKLSKRREPWLFGEEVTAAIRSVIQERYCLLPFWYTLFYQAHTSGVPPLRPLWVEFPREESTFAIDNQYMIGGALLACPVVERSVQEVKVLLPGDDEIWYDIDSKEAHEGGKTVTLPVTLDTVPVFQRGGSVVCRAAASGSCTAQLQSFPLSITVALNSQGAADGELYLDDGHSFNYRDKKAFCLRRFSMHSGRLRCRPASEDGTFDCDTVVQSVTILGVKSKASTATVHLSGTKDTAAVFQYTDTCNMLTVSELNLRASQDWDIQIG, encoded by the exons ATGGATTGTTTTCACTCTATCCCTGACGCCCCTGATGTCCCCGATGAAGCTGACGTTGCCGATGACCctgaaaaaggcaaaaaggggaaaaaggaaaagatttTCAAGACAAGTGATGATGTTGCTTTTTACAG GCGACAGATGCAGGGTCCAAACTTGCAGCACCGGGCCCTGCTGGACACCATGGAGGTCACAGAGAAAGGGGCATGTGTTCAGCTGTTGGAGTCTGACAGTCAG ACCAgacttcttctttctttgtcacCTTGCAAAAATGACACTGTAAGGATATTAATAGATGAACTCCAGCCCATTAAGGCACGCTACCGAGTTCCAGATGTTTTAACGGGGGAACCACAGTGTGAACA GTTGAGAGTGGAGAGACGGACTGAGGACTCTGTCACCCTTTCTTGGTCTTCAGGACGTCACCAGGTCCGTGTGTGGCATTTCCCTTTCCGGTTGGAGCTCTTGTGTGACGACGAAGTGATGGTTACATTCAACTCTAAAAGCAAACTGTGGTTTGAGAAACTACGTGATCCACCAAG CGAG CTTCAAGAGGATGAGACAAGTTCATTGTGGAAAGAGACGTTTCAACAATTTGTTGATGTCAAAGCAAATG GTCCCAGTAGCATAGGGGCAGACCTCTGTCTTCATGGATTTAATCATGTGTACGGTTTACCAGAACATGCCGACAGtctgcagctcagagacacCAG AGATGGTGAACCTTATCGGCTGTATAACTTGGATGTGTTTGCTTATGGCGTGTACAGTCGATTTGGCCTGTACGGGTCTGTGCCGCTGTTGCTGGCTCACAAACCCGACAGGACTCTGGGTGTATTTTGGCTGAATGCTTCGGAAACCTTTGTGAACCTACGTTACAGTCCTGCTGACGGTCAG GATGACCAGACACCCTCAGTGGAGAAGAGGTGCTTGCAGCCTGAGACTGATGTCCACTGGCTGTCGGAGAGCGGCGTGATCGACTGCATGGTTTTGCTTGGGCCCAGTCCACAGCAGCTTTTCAGCCAGTATGCTCAGCTGACAG GATATCAAGCTATGCCCCCTCTGTTTGCACTCGGATACCACCAGTGCCGCTGGAACTACAACGACGAAGCTGATGTGAAAGCCGTAGATGCTGGATTTGATGATCACAACATCCCCTACGACGTTATCTGGCTGGACATAGAGCACACACACGAGAAGCGTTATTTCACCTGGgaccctgtttgttttcctgaaCCAGCTCGCTTGCAGCAGTACCTGGGTTACAAGAAAAGGAAG TTGGTTGTTATAAGTGATCCCCACTTCAAAACTGATCCAGACTGGTCCCTGTACCGTGAGGCTAGAGATGGTGGACACTTTGTCaagaacagagagggagatCTGTTTAAGGGCTTATGCTGGCCTG GTGAGTCCTGTTATCTTGATTTCAGCAGTCCAGCCACTCGTGAGTGGTACTCCAGATGCTTTGGCCTGGATAAGTACAAA GGGTCGACACCGCTGTTATTTGTGTGGAACGATATGAACGAGCCGTCCGTGTTCCACGGACCAGAGAAGACGATGCCAAAGGATGCGGTGCATTATGGGGGCTGGGAACACCGGGAATTACACAACTTATACGGTTTCTACCAG CACATGGCCACAGCAGAGGGTCTGATAATGCGCTCAGGTGGCAAAGAGAGACCTTTTGTCCTGGCACGTTCCTTCTTTGCTGGATCACAGAGATTTG GGGCGGTGTGGACGGGTGACAACGTTGCCACTTGGGAATACCTGAAGATCTCGATCCCAATGCTTTTGTCTCTAAATGTGACGGGCATAATGTTCTGTGGAG CGGATGTTGGTGGGTTTTTTTGGGATCCTGACCCGGAGTTGCTGGTGCGCTGGTACCAGGCGGGAGCCCTGCAGCCATTTTTCCGCGGTCACTGTGCGAAATTGTCAAAGCGTCGAGAACCCTGGCTGTTTGGTGAAGAAGTCACCGCTGCAATACGGAGTGTGATCCAAGAGAGGTACTGCTTGCTGCCCTTTTGGTACACCCTGTTCTACCAGGCTCACACCTCTGGAGTTCCTCCACTCAG aCCTCTGTGGGTGGAGTTCCCTAGAGAAGAGAGCACCTTCGCCATAGACAACCAGTATATGATTG GTGGAGCACTCCTAGCCTGTCCTGTAGTGGAGCGATCTGTTCAGGAAGTTAAAGTTCTACTGCCTGGAGATGATgag ATTTGGTATGACATTGACTCTAAAGAGGCACACGAAGGAGGCAAGACAGTGACTCTTCCAGTTACTCTGGACACA gtTCCAGTGTTTCAGCGTGGAGGTTCAGTGGTCTGCAGGGCAGCAGCAAGTGGCTCCTGTACAGCTCAGCTCCAGAGCTTCCCCCTCTCCATCACTGTGGCTCTAAACTCTCAG GGTGCAGCTGACGGGGAGTTGTACCTGGACGACGGCCACTCCTTCAACTACCGGGACAAAAAGGCCTTTTGTCTGCGCAGGTTCAGCATGCACTCAGGTCGTCTGCGCTGCCG TCCTGCCAGTGAAGATGGAACATTTGACTGTGATACCGTTGTACAGTCGGTCACCATCCTGGGGGTGAAGAGCAAAGCGTCCACTGCGACTGTGCATTTGTCAG GTACCAAAGACACTGCTGCTGTATTTCAATACACAGACACCTGCAACATGCTGACAGTGAGCGAGCTGAACCTCCGAGCGTCACAGGACTGGGACATACAGATAGGTTAA